The sequence ATCTCGTGCAGACACGAAGAAATGCGTTGCTGCAAGGTTCCCCCGATTTCCAGGTCGATCTTATCTTCTGCCATGTCTGCTACCAGTCCAACCTCTCCGATAGCTCCCCACTGTATTGCTTTGGCTGGCAAACCATCCAAATGTCTTCGTTCGATGATTCGCTCCATCACGGAGTTAGCCATTCCATAATTACTCTGACCTGCATTGCCCCGTCCACAGGAAACGCTCGAGAACACTACGAACTGCTTCAACTGTGGACACAGTACACGACTAACTCTGTCCAGGTGTTCGGTAGCCTTTGCTTTCGGCGCCAGACATTCAACGAATTTATCCACTGATTGATTGTCCAATATGGCATCGCACAGTTTCACAGCCAAGTTAAAGATAGCTGAGACTGGACCGAATTGGGCCGATTTTTGAAGAAGTGTGCGACAGCCATCCTCTGTAGTAACATCCGCCGTTGAGATATGGATGAGGGCTCCATAGCTGTTCCACGTTCTGTtcaaatgaaaagtaagaactATTCATGTATCAATGgttcattgcaaaaaaaaaactatttactTGATTCTATAATCCTGATATGGTTTGGTGATACCGCGACCAGAACTGATAACCAGCTTTCTACAACCTCGAAGCACAAGCCAATCAGCcaattccaaaccaaatccaccCAATCCGCCAACAATTATGTACACCTGAGACGGGTTGCAGTGTACTTTAGAGAGATAAGTCATCGGTATCGTCTGAATATCAGTATCCTTTTCGCGAAGCTTTATTAGAACTTTTCCAGTGTGCTTGCCGCTTGCCAAATACCGCATCGCTTTTTCCAGCTCATCCCCGCCGAAAACAGTTGTATTGAGAGGCTTTAGAAGCCCATCTTCGTTTGCTTTTGAAATGATGTCGTGCATTATCTAGAAAAAAAGGGGAAGAAATTGTTTGTTATTAAGAATCATTTTCCCTGGTACGTATTATGAGATTTGTTTAAAGCAGTGAAAAAAACTACAATCCtaatctcaacagtaaggtcgccTTCAGTCTTTATTACTTGGCTCAATTGGAGTACGAGACTCTGAATATGACCTCACTGTTTAGGTCGCAATGCATATCTGTAAAGTtataaagtggtggaattaaatggaatagtctGCTTACTAACAATATCTTGTGGTATACGTTTTATGCATTTTCTgggtttttgttttgcttttacaTATATCTATTGAATATGAAATCATGAATATTAATCCACAAACCTTCTTAACTGTTGAAGAATCCCGCGTGATTGCATCCAACATTATACTCGTGAATGTTATTCCGTTTTTGAAAAGTTCCATGGAGATTTGGGAATCCCTCGCCATATCAAATTTTCCGATTTCCAGAAAGTGTCCACCTTTCGCCAGACATCTAATAGAGGCATAGAACATCTCTTCAGAAAGCGAGTTCAACACATAGTCCACTCCTCTCCCTTTGGTCCTTAGCTTGATCATTTTCTCAAAGGAAACATCCCGTGAATTTCCGATATTCTCTCGCTTCAAAGCCGGAAACTTTGACAACAGGAATTTGGATTTCTCTGCAGTTCCAACTGTTGTAAACACTTCTAACCCATGTTCAAGAGCAACGTGTATTGCTGCCAATCCTACACCACCGCTTCCGGCATGGATCAACACCGATTGCCCCTTCCGTATGTGAGCCTTTACAAAAAATGCTATCAATACGGTGCCGTATACGATCGGAACAGTGCAAGCCTCTTCCAAGCTCCAAGAATCAGGTACAGGCCAGGTCAAGCAAGGATCTGCCTCAACCATCGAAGACAGCGATCCTGAAGGCAGAACCCCCATCACTCGTCTACCATCCTCCATTACCCCAGAAAATTCGTACCCAAGATCACAATCCTCCTCTAGTCGATGCGAAGACATCACATCCGATGACAATCTTCCAGTAGCCATCATGACGTCCCGGAAGTTCAGCGAGCAGTACGATACTCTTACCTTATTAGGAACGAAATCTTTCTCGTTGAGTGCTCCCGTGAACCACATCATCGACGAAAGATCACCCCTCGTTAGATTGTTTGCATAACAATGACCACGCACAGCTTCCGTTTTCGGCAATTTTGGTAACAGATGGTGACGATAACTGCCCCAGGTTCCGTTTCGCAGCACGTTGAACACCAACCCTAGATCCAATTGGTGTTTGTAGAAAGCATCATCCAGTGCGAAGCTCGGAGCCGTCGGGTCGTCAATAaataaacattgaatgttttgcATTTTTGGCTCTTTCCGGATGCAATTTACCAGTCCAACGATTCCCGAAATCGGATCGTTCTGGGAGTATAAGACCACTGATCGATTTTTGATTACTTGTTTAAGATCGGCCAGCCAGTTTATTTCCGGATCTAGCCTGATAGCTATCGGGGATTCCATGTAGGTTTTTCGCTGCAAACAAATCAGGGTTTCGTGTTCATCGACGTGGAATGAAGAAACAAGGTTGAACTGCTCCGGAACAGTCAGATCGTCACCGTTGAAGCCATGTTTCTCTCGAACAATTATGAATCCATGATCATTGAGTGCACCAATGGCATCGTGAATAAATGTTGAATCGTTTAGTGTGTTACTTGTTATCAAAAACAACTGGTTTGTCTGGCTGGAAAGCCTTTCATCTAGAACAATGACATCGCCGAGTTCAGAATGTTTGGAACTTAGAAGAGTCATGTGGGATTGTACCAAAGGCAGATCATTTACTGCTTCTCCGAACATTTGTACTATGGTTTGTGAGCAGCTGTCGTGAATTTCGGTAACGTTAACAGTAATGGTTGGAACGTTTTCCAGAGCCAATTGCACTATCATTCGAATGGCTTCCTGTATTGATATATTATCACCAGAGTGGAAAGGAACAAACTGATATGTTTCTAAAACAGGACTCCCGGGTGGGTTTCTACGATTTATGCTACTGGCTCGCATGTTATGGATCATCACCGATCCACAAACCGAAGTATTTGTCACCAAACATGTTCTCGATGTGAAGAACTCACAACCTTCTCCACATTCATCGATCTTCGCCATGTGAGCTCTGGGAGAAATACAAAGTTTCTCAATAGCTGTCGGAACCACCAGTTGCCGGCTATCAGTAGCAATGATTCCGATCTGCAATAAGCAGTCCAAAAATGCAACCCAGTTGCCTTTCCACTGTATCCTTGCCATCGAACCGTCAGCCTTAGCTTccaaaaccgatttgaacaaccCCGAATAGTAGTATCCTCTGAGGCGAAGCTCTTTGTAGAAATCACGAGTAGGAAGCTTTGCCACTGAACTCGCATGAGCACTAGCGACGTCCTCCACGCTCCCTGACCATTCCCGGACATACCCAGTCACAACAACTGTATCGCCTTCTATTATCTGGAAACATGGTGAAGAAGTGTAAACCAATAATTATAATTCAGATGAAAATACCTCAAAATATCCGGAGGCCTCTTCGACTGAAATCATGAACCGAATAGTTTGACCATTGGCGATGCTGGTCGCACGTAGAAACCTCAAGTCCTCGAATTCTATTGCAAAGTCATCCGAATCGCAATGCGAAAGGTAGGCTACATGGTcccaaattattttcaaatacccAGTCGCCGGAAACAGTATCCTGCCATCGATGTTATGCCCTTCGATGTATTTCCAGGCCTGACTCGATGAGGGGATATTGATTGTCGTAATCCGAGACTTCCTGGTTTGATCCCACGTGTACTTCACTACATGGGCATCCTCTCGGTGATCCCAGCGAATCAATGGTGCGATCATCGGCGTTCCTCGTGAAACAGGATACTGAACGGGAGGGTACAGGTGAGAGACATTCAGGTTCTGAGATACCAAAAATAACCTGAAATTAAAATTTGTGTCACTTGTTGTCAAACTGTCTAAATAGAAACCACAGAACTTACTGGCCAATTACGCTCAACAGTCGACTGATCGCATCAGTAGACTCCGCACCGGGCGATAGGTAACGTGAATGCCGCTGCAGAATCTGAAGGACTTTTTCGCAAGTTTGGGAACATCCCAGTTGTAGCACGTTCGTATAGCAAGGGACACGTTCGAGCAGGTAAACAATCGAAGATGCATCATGCAGTGCTGGAGAATGGAAAATTGAACATCCCTGGGGTAACCTTGCAGTTATCCATTTGTCTGACGGATTGATAGCCTTAGATAGAACCACGTTTACGGTTTGACGTAGAGTGTTGCTCAAAGCAGCAGAGCAATCGGTAATCGAATGCAAGTTCAGGAAAGATAGCTTCTCTGCGAAAAACCCGGATGATTTCAATTGATGAACTTGCTCGCTTAGATCTCTTTCTGATGATGTCAGAACACAAAATGACTCTGATTTATGCTTAAGAATGCTCTTAATCGGTAACTGATTGAGCTGAGAGTTCATTAGGACAAAAGCAGTGGCATCACAAATTGCATGACTATCTGAATAAACCAGTCCATGCCAAAATGCCAGTTTAAGAACTTGCTCCAATGTCAAGCAATTGTCTACATATGCGCAAGTGAACTGTCCGATTGAATGACCTCCGTAGAAATTGAAAACGCCTCCCATCGTAATCAACAGATCTACAATTGATAACTGTAACACCGTGGAACCGACCATGTTGTAGAGAATATTCTTTTCCGGCGCATGTGCCTTGTAAAGATCGAACTTCAAAGTTTTAAGAACATTGCCACATTTAGCGTAGAACAAATCCACTGCAGAAATTCTCCTCAGCGTATCCAACTCTTGTTTCCAGTTGAGATTTATTCCACCGAAAATGACAACAGTGGGAAAAGAATCTATTTTCACCCGTTCAATTCGCGATTCTTTCAAAATGGCCGAGTTGTTaccattattttgaaaaattccaaatCCACGATAACGATGACCTTGAATTGGTTGCTTTTCAATATCATGCAAAAGCCCAATGAATTCAGCGTCCAGTGGTCTCTCACTTATGTCCTGCAGCATACATTCAACCGCTTCTTTGGTACTTCCAGACCACAACACTACACGTGGCAAATCGTCTTCCGGAACGCCGTGATTCTTCTTTTCCTTCAAATTCCGACACAGCAACGTGTGAGCATTCGCTCCTCCAAACCCAAACGAGTTGATGCCAATCAACGATCCCCCTAACGATGTAGGCTCTGAAACGACCTTCAGCCGACCCTCGACCAATGCTGGTATATCCTTTCTGCATTCTGTGAAGTTTATGTTTGGCGGAATCAAGTCATTCTCCATTGCGATAATGCATTTTGCTATTGAACAAACCCCTGCAGCTGCTTCCGTATGACCTATACTTGACTTCACTGAACCCACGAGCAAAGGTCTATCTCGACCTTTACAATAGACTTTGTCTATCGCATCGCATTCCTCCGGATCACCCACAATCGTACCGGTGCTATGAGCTTCAACATATACCACCTCCGTAGGACTTATCCCAACTTCATTGTAGATTTCCTGCAGCAACTGCTGTTGAACCAGCCCAGACGGAAACGTTATCCCTTCCGTTTTGAAGCCGTCGCAGTTTGCCTTCGAATGCACAATGTGGCTATAGATGCGTTTAGCATCCTTAGCCTTCTGGATAAACACCGCACAAACAGCCTCTGATCTCGTATATCCCGAAGCGCCCTTGTCCATCGGTCGGCAGTAACCATCGCTCGCAAGCACACCAAGCAATGCAAACTGATATGATATGAACGGGTGCAACGTTAAATTCGCCCCAGTCACTATGGCCGCATCGCAATCTCCACTCAAAATGCTCCTATATGCAACATCAATCGCGTACAACGAACTGCTGCAGGCCGAATCAATAACCAGACTTGGTCCTTTCAAGTCAAACGTATAAGACAGTCTAAGCGCACAGTACGATTTGTTGAACCTTCAATGACACCATATTGAAAACGAAAGCTGATAACAAATAACTTCAGAAACTTACGCTTGCAACCCCAAACCCTTTTCGACATTTCCCAGAGCGGAATAATACATTCGTGCTCCGGACTCCGAGAAGCACACTCCACAGAAAACACCCGTTCGGGTTCCTCGCAAGCTTTCCGGATTGATCCCCGCatccagaatggcttcgaaagcATGCTCCAACGACATCCATTGCTGCGGGTCCATCGTGTCGCGTTGTCGTCGGTTATACCCGAAAAACTGATTGTCGAATTTCTGCAAATTGTTGATCTTCCCGAACCGCCGCGGAATGGCCTGTATGGAGTGGGAGAAACGAGTCTCCTTGTCATCCACGAGATCGCGCATGTCGTACAAATTGCGGGCAAATTCTCGCACATTATCCGACTGTGGAAAACGTCCCGCTATGCCAGAGATGACCACACTTTCGCCGGATTCCGTCAATTTAACGTCACTTAGTGGCATTTCGGTTGCTACTGCCGTTCAAGGGTAAACTGCAAAATATCACTGCACTGAACTGAGGTTCAATCAACCGCCGCGCTGATATTTATAGTGGACGAAATCCAAACGTAAGGTGGCCTCGCTTGACCTGGTTATTCTGATTTTGAATGCCTAATTGAAGCATATCGATTGGCGTGTAACCAACCTTGCACTCGAATTTTTCGCGTGATGAGCCCTGACGGTGATAATTTGCAGTATGATATGGCGCGTGCTGACATATTGCTTTGCATTGGTCGGGAAAAATTAACATAAACGGTGGCAGGCACCGATTACGTTCAATATGTGCATATCAAGGATAGAAGGGAAATGGTGTCGCATAAAGAGAATCTCCTTTCTATCATGATATCCAATAGAATAACGATAGTATTCGCAATGCTTGTTAAGCTTTCCGAGAAATGGTTTGTTAAAGAGTGATGCGTCGGATAAAGTGTTCTTCAATGTAGACTTCAGACAACCTTTT comes from Armigeres subalbatus isolate Guangzhou_Male chromosome 2, GZ_Asu_2, whole genome shotgun sequence and encodes:
- the LOC134213474 gene encoding fatty acid synthase-like, encoding MPLSDVKLTESGESVVISGIAGRFPQSDNVREFARNLYDMRDLVDDKETRFSHSIQAIPRRFGKINNLQKFDNQFFGYNRRQRDTMDPQQWMSLEHAFEAILDAGINPESLRGTRTGVFCGVCFSESGARMYYSALGNVEKGLGLQAFNKSYCALRLSYTFDLKGPSLVIDSACSSSLYAIDVAYRSILSGDCDAAIVTGANLTLHPFISYQFALLGVLASDGYCRPMDKGASGYTRSEAVCAVFIQKAKDAKRIYSHIVHSKANCDGFKTEGITFPSGLVQQQLLQEIYNEVGISPTEVVYVEAHSTGTIVGDPEECDAIDKVYCKGRDRPLLVGSVKSSIGHTEAAAGVCSIAKCIIAMENDLIPPNINFTECRKDIPALVEGRLKVVSEPTSLGGSLIGINSFGFGGANAHTLLCRNLKEKKNHGVPEDDLPRVVLWSGSTKEAVECMLQDISERPLDAEFIGLLHDIEKQPIQGHRYRGFGIFQNNGNNSAILKESRIERVKIDSFPTVVIFGGINLNWKQELDTLRRISAVDLFYAKCGNVLKTLKFDLYKAHAPEKNILYNMVGSTVLQLSIVDLLITMGGVFNFYGGHSIGQFTCAYVDNCLTLEQVLKLAFWHGLVYSDSHAICDATAFVLMNSQLNQLPIKSILKHKSESFCVLTSSERDLSEQVHQLKSSGFFAEKLSFLNLHSITDCSAALSNTLRQTVNVVLSKAINPSDKWITARLPQGCSIFHSPALHDASSIVYLLERVPCYTNVLQLGCSQTCEKVLQILQRHSRYLSPGAESTDAISRLLSVIGQLFLVSQNLNVSHLYPPVQYPVSRGTPMIAPLIRWDHREDAHVVKYTWDQTRKSRITTINIPSSSQAWKYIEGHNIDGRILFPATGYLKIIWDHVAYLSHCDSDDFAIEFEDLRFLRATSIANGQTIRFMISVEEASGYFEIIEGDTVVVTGYVREWSGSVEDVASAHASSVAKLPTRDFYKELRLRGYYYSGLFKSVLEAKADGSMARIQWKGNWVAFLDCLLQIGIIATDSRQLVVPTAIEKLCISPRAHMAKIDECGEGCEFFTSRTCLVTNTSVCGSVMIHNMRASSINRRNPPGSPVLETYQFVPFHSGDNISIQEAIRMIVQLALENVPTITVNVTEIHDSCSQTIVQMFGEAVNDLPLVQSHMTLLSSKHSELGDVIVLDERLSSQTNQLFLITSNTLNDSTFIHDAIGALNDHGFIIVREKHGFNGDDLTVPEQFNLVSSFHVDEHETLICLQRKTYMESPIAIRLDPEINWLADLKQVIKNRSVVLYSQNDPISGIVGLVNCIRKEPKMQNIQCLFIDDPTAPSFALDDAFYKHQLDLGLVFNVLRNGTWGSYRHHLLPKLPKTEAVRGHCYANNLTRGDLSSMMWFTGALNEKDFVPNKVRVSYCSLNFRDVMMATGRLSSDVMSSHRLEEDCDLGYEFSGVMEDGRRVMGVLPSGSLSSMVEADPCLTWPVPDSWSLEEACTVPIVYGTVLIAFFVKAHIRKGQSVLIHAGSGGVGLAAIHVALEHGLEVFTTVGTAEKSKFLLSKFPALKRENIGNSRDVSFEKMIKLRTKGRGVDYVLNSLSEEMFYASIRCLAKGGHFLEIGKFDMARDSQISMELFKNGITFTSIMLDAITRDSSTVKKIMHDIISKANEDGLLKPLNTTVFGGDELEKAMRYLASGKHTGKVLIKLREKDTDIQTIPMTYLSKVHCNPSQVYIIVGGLGGFGLELADWLVLRGCRKLVISSGRGITKPYQDYRIKTWNSYGALIHISTADVTTEDGCRTLLQKSAQFGPVSAIFNLAVKLCDAILDNQSVDKFVECLAPKAKATEHLDRVSRVLCPQLKQFVVFSSVSCGRGNAGQSNYGMANSVMERIIERRHLDGLPAKAIQWGAIGEVGLVADMAEDKIDLEIGGTLQQRISSCLHEMDYLLTCDAPIVASMVVAEKRSGSGSKNVIEAVMHIMSIRDLKSLSMESTLADVGMDSLMAVEIKQLLERDFDVSLSRQELRTLTFAKLIKMVDEVKLAEQNRENAGDEPEAFELQMLMRNLGNEETSSTTLLRVPSASQGGRPIILIPGIEGVAGNALRSLAAQLKAPVYVLQLTETLDRESIPAIVDSIIDEICSLGLNDYAIIAYSFGAFVGMELIRQLQKRDKNGRIFLIDGAPKFLKQLALKQLSGNTSDEHIQKAVIIAMAVMTFKHLPVESISSILQERSFEEQIEKFIEIAAEHNPYSTNYTRKTSKALFRRLKMAALFNLEECEQLSVPIFLVRPTMGSIADIEEDYALSLCTTKEITHRMIEGTHETMLENPNLVELINSWCS